One part of the Solea solea chromosome 1, fSolSol10.1, whole genome shotgun sequence genome encodes these proteins:
- the uba5 gene encoding ubiquitin-like modifier-activating enzyme 5 codes for MTTVEELKLRVRELENELIKCKQKQCAMEDALHRPKIDKMSAEVVDSNPYSRLMALKRMGIVEDYEKIRTFTVAVVGVGGVGSVTAEMLTRCGIGKLLLFDYDKVELANMNRLFFQPHQAGLSKVEAAEHTLRNINPDVSFETHNYNITTMENFTHFMDRISHGGLEEGTPVDLILSCVDNFEARMAINTACNELGQIWMESGVSENAVSGHIQLIIPGETACFACAPPLVVAANIDEKTLKREGVCAASLPTTMGVVAGILVQNVLKYLLKFGTVSHYLGYNAMQDFFPTMAMKANPQCNDRYCRRQQEEYKKKEAERPKVEVIVEEEVVVHEDNEWGIELVSEVTDAELKAATGTVPDLPEGITVAYTIPAENTASGDVVEETEQSLEDLMAQMRKL; via the exons atgacgacagtggaggagctgaagctGCGTGTGAGAGAGCTGGAAAATGAATTGATAAAGTGTAAGCAGAAGCAGTGCGCCATGGAGGATGCTCTTCATAGACCCAAAATTGACAAAATGAGCGCGGAAGTTGTCGATTCCAACCCATACAG TCGTCTAATGGCTTTAAAGAGAATGGGCATCGTGGAAGATTATGAG AAAATCCGGACATTCACAGTAGCTGTGGTTGGTGTTGGTGGAGTTGGCAGTGTGACGGCTGAAATGCTCACTAGATGTGGCATTGGTAAG CTGCTTCTCTTTGACTACGATAAGGTAGAGTTGGCAAATATGAACAGACTGTTCTTCCAGCCGCACCAGGCAGGCCTCAGCAAAGTAGAAGCAGCAGAACACACGCTCAG AAACATCAACCCGGATGTGTCATTTGAGACTCACAACTACAACATCACCACCATGGaaaatttcacacattttatgGATCGAATCAG TCATGGAGGGTTGGAAGAAGGGACGCCAGTGGATTTGATCCTGAGCTGTGTGGACAACTTTGAGGCCAGAATGGCCAtcaatact GCATGTAATGAACTAGGTCAGATCTGGATGGAGTCTGGGGTCAGTGAGAACGCAGTATCAGGACACATCCAGCTCATCATTCCTGGAGAGACTGCCTGCTTTGCT TGTGCTCCCCCCTTGGTGGTAGCAGCTAACATTGATGAGAAGACCTTaaagagagagggtgtgtgtgctgCCAGCTTACCAACAACCATGGGTGTGGTCGCAGGAATCCTGGTCCAAAACGTCCTCAA GTATCTGTTGAAGTTCGGTACCGTCAGTCATTACCTTGGCTACAATGCCATGCAGGACTTCTTTCCCACCATGGCCATGAAAGCCAACCCCCAGTGTAACGACCGTTACTGCAGGAGGCAACAGGAGGAATACAAG AAGAAAGAAGCGGAGCGACCGAAGGTGGAAGTCATAGTGGAAGAGGAGGTTGTTGTGCATGAGGACAATGAGTGGG GGATTGAACTAGTATCTGAGGTGACTGATGCAGAGTTAAAGGCTGCTACAGGCACTGTACCCGACCTACCAGAAGGCATCACTGT